From a single Desulfobacterales bacterium genomic region:
- a CDS encoding ABC transporter substrate-binding protein gives MKNFSKSIPAAIITCIILIFCTGYFLFIYQKSIKQVHTIGVLPTVAFHDVIFRNCKVAMLDMDYKEDENIKFIYYGSLGNEPEKIKPIVDDMIASKVDIIFAMGTKMTHLVKALTDGTNIPIVFTSENPLEAGIVDNLLRPGGNLTGIYTEPSDERRFELLTQIFPNIKKIYIPFDPTDKASIRARTDINHIIPQLKIEPIFCELHNNDEVNAALTAIPEGVEAIFLIPDTLVGNQRRKDFIQVALNLKIPISSQGIPEVETDALLAYGPDLKEAGMQMARITSQIIKGVSPGDLPCEKAHSLIGINLKFANTIGITIPENILMQVDYLIR, from the coding sequence ATGAAAAATTTTTCAAAAAGTATTCCTGCAGCAATAATAACTTGTATAATATTAATTTTTTGCACGGGATATTTTTTATTTATTTATCAGAAATCAATCAAGCAAGTACACACTATAGGGGTTCTTCCAACAGTTGCATTCCATGATGTTATTTTTAGAAACTGTAAAGTTGCTATGCTTGATATGGATTACAAAGAAGATGAAAATATTAAATTTATTTATTATGGATCTCTTGGAAACGAGCCTGAAAAAATTAAACCCATAGTTGATGATATGATCGCATCAAAAGTAGATATTATTTTTGCAATGGGTACTAAAATGACTCACCTCGTTAAGGCTCTTACAGATGGAACAAATATTCCTATTGTATTTACATCAGAAAATCCATTAGAAGCTGGAATTGTAGATAATCTTTTAAGGCCAGGAGGAAATTTAACGGGTATATACACAGAGCCTTCAGATGAAAGAAGATTCGAACTTTTAACCCAAATATTTCCTAATATCAAAAAAATTTATATACCATTTGATCCTACAGATAAAGCTTCTATACGAGCGAGAACTGATATCAACCATATTATTCCACAACTTAAAATCGAACCAATTTTTTGTGAACTGCACAACAATGATGAAGTTAATGCTGCATTGACCGCTATTCCTGAAGGTGTTGAAGCTATTTTTCTAATACCAGATACTTTAGTGGGCAACCAAAGAAGAAAAGACTTTATACAAGTAGCCTTAAATCTTAAAATTCCTATATCTTCTCAAGGAATCCCTGAGGTTGAAACAGACGCGTTATTAGCTTATGGGCCCGACTTAAAAGAAGCTGGTATGCAAATGGCAAGAATTACCAGTCAAATCATTAAAGGGGTATCTCCTGGAGATTTACCTTGCGAAAAAGCCCATTCATTAATTGGTATTAATCTAAAATTTGCTAATACAATTGGGATAACAATTCCTGAAAATATTTTAATGCAAGTAGACTATTTAATACGGTAA
- a CDS encoding P-II family nitrogen regulator: MKKIEAIIKPFKLDEVKEALNEIGIQGMTIMEVKGYGRQKGHKEIYRGAEYVVDFIPKVKIEIVVTDDLADKVIDAVQKASHTGKLGDGKIFVTNVEEAIRVRTGERGKSAILM, encoded by the coding sequence ATGAAAAAAATAGAAGCTATTATCAAGCCTTTTAAATTAGATGAGGTAAAAGAAGCCTTGAATGAAATAGGAATTCAAGGAATGACAATTATGGAAGTTAAGGGGTATGGAAGGCAGAAAGGCCATAAAGAAATATATAGAGGAGCTGAATATGTTGTTGATTTTATACCTAAAGTTAAAATCGAAATAGTTGTAACAGATGACCTTGCAGATAAAGTTATTGACGCTGTTCAAAAGGCTTCCCATACTGGCAAACTTGGTGATGGTAAAATTTTTGTCACGAATGTTGAAGAAGCCATAAGGGTTCGAACAGGTGAAAGAGGAAAAAGCGCTATATTAATGTAA
- the recJ gene encoding single-stranded-DNA-specific exonuclease RecJ has translation MKKKIEILKPNPEIVNKISQLLNYSEITATILANRNITSKKNIFRFLNPSLKDIRPPLEIKDIDKAVFRIIQAIQNKEKILIHGDYDVDGITGTSALIEFLGYIGGNLLYYIPERINEGYGFQDFHVSSFAIPNEVNLIITVDCGSDSHKAVDVAKNAGIDVIITDHHEISENLPSAWAVINPKRKDCASGLTDLAGVGVVFYLILSLRKHLREINFWEDKIEPNLKNICDIVALGTIADVVPLINENRIIANAGIDVIKKGNNRPGIEALLENCKIKSSFIRSDDIAFKIAPRLNAAGRMDHAKNAVELLTTKCSKTAKKISLFLENLNSERKSVEKEISNEIVDYLEKNEQLLEKKTIVLANPKWHLGVLGIVASRLCDKYYKPAVLIAMQNGIGKGSARSIPGIDLYAALSECGTYLKKFGGHQAAAGLSIKSEMLSKFQLSFEEAVSKVSDDEKFIPKLVVDYELNFDSISENLLNEIETMQPFGESNPEPIFLSRNVEVKFSKIVGSYHRKMVLYQPETKNQKSIKAVQFNINPNENLKTRYDEIFFKLTWNIWNGEKNIEIIVI, from the coding sequence ATGAAGAAAAAAATTGAAATCCTTAAGCCCAATCCTGAAATTGTTAATAAAATATCTCAACTATTAAACTACTCAGAAATTACAGCAACTATTCTTGCAAATAGAAATATAACCTCAAAGAAAAATATTTTCCGTTTTTTAAACCCATCTTTAAAAGACATTAGACCTCCTTTAGAAATAAAAGACATTGATAAAGCTGTATTTAGAATTATTCAAGCAATACAAAATAAAGAAAAAATATTAATTCATGGTGATTATGATGTAGATGGAATAACTGGAACATCTGCTCTTATTGAATTTTTAGGCTATATTGGGGGCAATTTATTATATTACATTCCTGAAAGAATAAATGAAGGCTACGGTTTTCAGGACTTTCATGTTTCTTCCTTTGCAATTCCCAATGAAGTAAATCTTATAATAACTGTTGATTGCGGGTCAGACAGTCATAAAGCGGTTGATGTCGCTAAAAATGCTGGAATTGATGTTATTATAACTGATCATCACGAAATATCAGAAAATTTACCTTCGGCTTGGGCAGTTATAAATCCAAAAAGAAAAGATTGCGCATCTGGGCTTACTGATCTTGCAGGTGTTGGAGTAGTTTTTTATTTGATTCTTTCTTTAAGAAAACACTTGAGGGAAATAAACTTTTGGGAAGATAAAATAGAACCTAACCTTAAAAATATCTGCGATATTGTAGCTCTTGGCACGATTGCTGATGTTGTGCCTTTAATAAATGAGAATAGAATAATTGCAAATGCTGGCATTGATGTAATAAAAAAAGGCAACAATCGGCCTGGCATAGAAGCCCTTCTTGAAAACTGTAAAATAAAAAGCTCTTTTATACGTTCAGATGATATTGCTTTTAAAATCGCCCCAAGGCTTAATGCAGCTGGCAGAATGGATCACGCAAAAAATGCTGTAGAGCTTTTAACTACAAAATGCTCAAAAACGGCTAAAAAAATTTCCCTTTTTCTTGAAAACCTTAACTCTGAAAGAAAAAGCGTTGAAAAAGAAATTTCTAACGAAATAGTTGATTATTTAGAAAAAAATGAACAATTGCTTGAAAAGAAAACAATAGTTCTTGCAAATCCAAAATGGCATTTAGGAGTACTTGGTATAGTTGCATCAAGGCTTTGCGACAAGTATTATAAACCTGCTGTTTTAATAGCTATGCAAAATGGTATTGGTAAAGGCTCGGCAAGAAGCATCCCTGGAATTGATTTATATGCAGCTTTATCTGAATGTGGAACTTATTTGAAAAAGTTTGGAGGTCATCAAGCGGCTGCCGGTTTATCTATAAAATCGGAAATGCTCTCTAAGTTTCAGTTATCTTTTGAAGAGGCTGTATCAAAGGTGTCTGATGACGAAAAATTTATACCTAAATTAGTTGTAGATTATGAGCTTAACTTTGATTCTATATCTGAAAATCTTTTAAATGAAATTGAAACAATGCAGCCTTTTGGAGAAAGCAATCCTGAGCCTATTTTTCTTTCACGAAATGTTGAAGTAAAATTTTCAAAAATTGTCGGTTCATATCATAGAAAAATGGTTTTATACCAGCCTGAAACTAAAAATCAAAAATCTATCAAAGCTGTCCAGTTTAATATAAATCCAAATGAAAACCTTAAAACAAGATACGATGAAATATTTTTTAAATTAACGTGGAATATATGGAACGGAGAAAAGAACATAGAAATTATAGTGATTTAG
- a CDS encoding alpha/beta fold hydrolase translates to MERRKEHRNYSDLDNKKECIILLHGLFRSSLSMSLLAFKLKLKGYRVINLDYPSTKFDVNELAEIVTKKINEQNLQNAKKIHFVTHSLGGIIVRLYLKKSKIDKLGRVVMIAPPNKGSELVDYLKNNFFFKLMNGTAGQRLGTDNESIPNILGPVDFDLGIIAGNKSFNPFFSYCISGENDGKVSVERTKVEGMKDFIVLPNSHTFIMNSPTVFKYILKFIKNGRF, encoded by the coding sequence ATGGAACGGAGAAAAGAACATAGAAATTATAGTGATTTAGATAATAAAAAAGAATGCATTATCCTTTTGCATGGACTTTTTCGGTCAAGCTTATCAATGAGTTTATTGGCTTTTAAACTTAAACTAAAAGGGTATAGGGTTATTAATTTAGACTATCCCTCAACAAAATTTGATGTTAATGAGCTTGCAGAAATTGTTACAAAAAAAATTAATGAGCAAAACCTTCAAAATGCAAAAAAAATCCATTTTGTAACCCATTCTTTAGGCGGCATTATAGTTCGACTTTATCTAAAGAAAAGTAAAATTGATAAGTTAGGTAGAGTTGTAATGATTGCACCTCCTAACAAGGGAAGTGAGTTAGTAGATTATCTAAAAAATAATTTCTTTTTTAAACTCATGAACGGAACAGCGGGCCAAAGGCTCGGAACGGATAACGAAAGCATTCCTAATATTCTTGGACCAGTTGATTTTGACTTAGGTATTATAGCTGGCAATAAAAGCTTTAATCCTTTTTTTTCCTATTGTATTTCAGGAGAAAATGATGGAAAGGTTTCTGTTGAAAGAACAAAAGTTGAAGGAATGAAGGACTTCATTGTACTTCCCAATTCCCATACTTTTATTATGAATAGCCCTACTGTTTTCAAATATATATTAAAATTTATTAAAAATGGGCGTTTTTAA
- the glnA gene encoding type I glutamate--ammonia ligase, whose protein sequence is MSLTPKDVLEMVKSNNVKMIDIRFMDFPGIWQHFTVPIRQLDEGTFEDGFGFDGSSIRGWQPINASDMLVIPDPSTAKIDPFYQETTLVLIGNIVDPITREPYSRDPRFIAKKAEAYLKSTGIGDIAYFGPEAEFFIFDDVRFESNKNSAFYSLDSIEAAWNTGRDECPNLGYKPRHKEGYFPVPPMDKLQDIRTEMVLIMESLGIHIECQHHEVATAGQSEIDMKFKPLVEMGDQLAWFKYVLKNVAYRNGHTVTFMPKPLFEDNGSGMHSHVSIWKDGKNNFAGNLYAGVSQEALYAIGGILKHCKAICAFTNPTTNSYKRLVPGFEAPVNLAYSSRNRSAAIRIPMYSSSPKAKRIEFRTPDPSCNGYMAFATILMAVLDGIQNKIDPGAPLDKNIYDLPPEELANIPTAPGSLEEALNALKEDHDFLLKGDVFTKDVIDMWIEYKTKNEVNAVKLRPHPHEFFLYFDI, encoded by the coding sequence ATGAGTCTTACACCAAAAGACGTATTAGAAATGGTAAAAAGCAATAATGTTAAAATGATAGATATCCGATTTATGGATTTCCCAGGAATATGGCAGCATTTTACAGTTCCGATAAGGCAATTAGATGAAGGCACTTTTGAAGATGGATTCGGTTTTGACGGTTCAAGTATTAGAGGATGGCAGCCTATCAATGCAAGTGATATGCTTGTTATTCCAGATCCTTCAACAGCTAAGATTGATCCTTTTTATCAGGAAACAACCCTTGTTTTGATTGGAAATATCGTTGATCCTATTACGCGTGAGCCTTACTCAAGGGATCCAAGATTTATCGCAAAAAAAGCTGAAGCATACCTTAAATCAACAGGTATAGGAGATATAGCTTATTTTGGACCTGAAGCTGAATTTTTCATATTTGATGATGTAAGATTTGAATCAAATAAAAACAGTGCTTTTTACTCACTTGACTCAATTGAAGCGGCTTGGAATACTGGAAGAGATGAATGTCCAAATTTAGGATATAAGCCTCGTCATAAGGAAGGATATTTTCCAGTGCCTCCTATGGATAAACTTCAGGATATTAGAACAGAAATGGTTTTGATAATGGAAAGTCTAGGGATTCACATTGAATGCCAGCACCATGAAGTTGCAACCGCTGGGCAGTCGGAAATTGATATGAAATTTAAACCTCTTGTTGAGATGGGCGATCAATTAGCTTGGTTTAAATATGTGCTTAAAAATGTAGCATATAGAAATGGCCATACTGTAACATTTATGCCGAAACCTTTATTTGAAGACAATGGAAGCGGTATGCATTCCCATGTGAGTATATGGAAAGATGGTAAAAATAATTTTGCTGGCAATCTTTATGCTGGAGTTTCCCAAGAAGCTCTCTATGCAATCGGAGGAATATTAAAGCATTGTAAAGCAATTTGTGCGTTTACTAACCCTACAACAAATTCTTATAAAAGACTTGTTCCAGGGTTTGAAGCACCTGTAAATCTTGCATATTCAAGCAGGAATAGAAGTGCTGCTATCCGTATTCCTATGTATTCTTCATCTCCAAAAGCTAAAAGAATAGAGTTTAGAACTCCTGATCCATCTTGTAATGGATATATGGCTTTTGCAACTATACTGATGGCTGTTCTTGACGGTATTCAAAATAAAATTGATCCGGGCGCTCCGCTTGATAAAAATATTTATGATCTTCCGCCTGAAGAACTTGCAAATATTCCAACTGCACCGGGTTCTCTTGAAGAAGCTCTTAATGCATTAAAAGAGGATCATGATTTTCTTTTAAAAGGAGACGTGTTCACAAAAGATGTAATAGATATGTGGATAGAATATAAAACTAAAAATGAAGTTAATGCTGTAAAACTTCGTCCGCATCCCCATGAATTTTTCTTGTATTTCGATATCTAA
- a CDS encoding ammonium transporter: MINSGDTAFMLIATALVMFMTPGLALFYGGLVRSKNVLSTILHSFISLGIVSIIWVIYGYSMAFGPDIGGFIGNFDWLFLNGVDLNPASETATIPHLLFCAFQLMFAIITPALITGAFAERMKFTAYLMFTVLWTTFVYLPVCHWVWGGGWLQKLGALDFAGGTVIHINSGVAALVAAVMIGKRKGWGHDLIMPHNITMTVIGASILWFGWFGFNAGSALSAGKIAVMAFMTTHLAAGAASLSWLIAEWVMTGKPTVLGAASGAVAGLVGITPAAGFVGPVSAIIIGIGAGVLCYFALSLKTKIGYDDALDVVAVHGVGGLWGALATGLFASTVINPDGANGLFYGNPKQFIVQLIGALAAIAFSAILTVIILKITDVTVGLRVNPEEELAGLDLSLHSEAGYMI, encoded by the coding sequence ATGATTAACAGCGGTGATACGGCGTTTATGCTTATAGCTACGGCGCTTGTAATGTTCATGACTCCAGGACTTGCGCTCTTTTATGGAGGATTGGTAAGATCAAAAAATGTGCTTTCTACGATTTTACACAGTTTTATAAGTCTTGGAATTGTTTCAATAATATGGGTTATTTATGGATATTCAATGGCTTTTGGACCAGACATAGGCGGCTTTATAGGTAATTTTGATTGGTTGTTTTTAAATGGAGTTGATCTGAACCCTGCATCAGAAACAGCAACGATACCTCATTTATTATTCTGTGCATTCCAGTTGATGTTCGCCATAATAACACCAGCGCTTATAACTGGAGCGTTTGCCGAAAGAATGAAATTTACAGCGTATCTTATGTTTACAGTTTTATGGACAACTTTTGTTTATCTTCCTGTGTGCCATTGGGTATGGGGTGGAGGATGGCTGCAAAAATTAGGTGCTCTTGATTTTGCCGGAGGAACGGTTATTCATATTAATTCTGGAGTTGCAGCTCTTGTTGCAGCTGTCATGATCGGCAAGAGAAAAGGATGGGGACATGACCTTATTATGCCTCATAATATAACTATGACAGTTATTGGAGCGAGTATTTTATGGTTTGGTTGGTTTGGCTTTAATGCTGGGAGTGCTCTTTCCGCAGGCAAAATAGCTGTAATGGCTTTTATGACTACTCATCTTGCTGCTGGAGCTGCTTCATTATCATGGCTTATTGCTGAATGGGTTATGACTGGAAAACCGACTGTGCTTGGAGCTGCTTCTGGAGCAGTTGCTGGGCTTGTTGGAATTACTCCAGCAGCAGGGTTTGTAGGGCCTGTATCCGCTATAATAATAGGGATTGGAGCTGGAGTTTTATGCTACTTTGCACTATCTTTAAAAACTAAGATTGGATATGACGATGCCCTTGATGTAGTTGCTGTTCATGGAGTTGGAGGTTTATGGGGGGCACTTGCAACAGGTCTTTTTGCATCAACAGTTATTAATCCTGATGGCGCAAACGGACTTTTTTATGGCAATCCAAAGCAGTTTATTGTCCAATTGATAGGAGCTTTAGCAGCTATAGCGTTTTCAGCAATATTAACAGTAATTATATTAAAAATAACCGATGTTACAGTTGGGTTAAGGGTCAATCCTGAAGAAGAACTCGCAGGACTTGATTTATCACTTCACAGCGAGGCAGGTTATATGATATAG